The following are encoded together in the Vibrio zhugei genome:
- the thiB gene encoding thiamine ABC transporter substrate binding subunit: MLTASIAILASVPALAKNPTLTVYTYDSFTSEWGPGPQVKQSFEKQCDCTLEYVPLEDGVSILNRVRLEGSHTKADIVLGLDNNLIAEAQKTQLFAPSPVSLSPVNVPNGWDNQTFIPFDYGYFAFVYNKNTLKNPPQSLHDLVENYPKLKIIYEDPRTSTPGQGLLLWVKSVYGDQSEQAWHQLAKKTVTVTKGWSEAYSMFLKGEADMVLSYTSSPAYHIIAENKHQYAAANFSEGNYLQVEVAAKVKGTPHAKLADEFLHFMLTPAFQSLIPTTNWMYPATNVALPKGFEQLTLPKHALMFSPEQVAEHRRSWVREWQRAVAY; this comes from the coding sequence ATGTTGACCGCGAGTATTGCAATACTGGCGTCCGTTCCTGCATTGGCGAAAAATCCAACTTTAACCGTGTATACCTACGATTCCTTCACCTCAGAGTGGGGCCCCGGGCCACAGGTAAAACAATCCTTTGAGAAACAGTGCGACTGTACTTTGGAGTACGTGCCTTTGGAAGATGGGGTGTCGATACTCAACCGAGTGCGCCTCGAAGGGTCACATACTAAAGCGGATATCGTGCTCGGGTTGGACAATAACCTTATTGCAGAAGCACAGAAAACACAGTTATTTGCCCCCAGTCCAGTCTCGCTTTCTCCGGTAAATGTGCCTAACGGCTGGGATAATCAGACATTTATCCCATTCGATTATGGTTACTTTGCCTTTGTGTATAATAAAAATACGCTGAAAAATCCACCGCAAAGTTTGCACGATTTGGTCGAGAATTATCCAAAACTGAAGATCATTTATGAAGACCCGCGTACGTCAACGCCCGGGCAAGGATTATTGCTATGGGTGAAATCAGTTTACGGTGATCAATCCGAGCAGGCTTGGCATCAATTAGCGAAGAAAACAGTCACGGTAACCAAGGGGTGGTCTGAGGCGTATTCGATGTTCCTGAAAGGGGAAGCGGATATGGTGCTGTCTTATACCAGCTCACCGGCTTATCACATTATTGCTGAGAATAAGCACCAATACGCCGCGGCCAACTTTAGTGAAGGGAATTATTTACAAGTGGAAGTGGCCGCCAAAGTCAAAGGCACGCCACACGCTAAGCTGGCCGATGAATTTTTACACTTTATGCTGACGCCCGCTTTTCAGTCGCTGATCCCCACAACAAACTGGATGTATCCCGCGACTAATGTCGCGCTTCCCAAAGGTTTTGAGCAGTTGACGTTACCTAAGCACGCTTTAATGTTCTCGCCTGAGCAAGTTGCCGAGCATCGTCGTAGTTGGGTTCGTGAGTGGCAGCGTGCGGTCGCGTATTAA
- a CDS encoding flavin prenyltransferase UbiX has translation MTQYNKQITLAWTGASGAPYGLKLLECLLGQDYQVYLLISSAARVVLATEQGLKLPAGPEAAHKVLVDYFQCDAEQLIVCGKEDWFSPVASGSAAPKQMVVCPCSASSVASIAYGMSDNLIERAADVVLKERGQLLLVVRETPFSTIHLENMHKLSQMGVTIMPAAPGFYHQPQTIDDLVDFMVARILDHLGVEHHLVGRWGYNNKRPE, from the coding sequence ATGACACAGTATAACAAGCAGATTACGCTAGCGTGGACTGGCGCTTCTGGGGCGCCATATGGACTGAAATTGCTAGAATGTTTATTGGGGCAAGATTACCAAGTCTATTTGCTGATTTCATCAGCCGCACGAGTGGTATTAGCGACCGAACAGGGGCTCAAATTACCAGCGGGACCAGAGGCGGCACACAAGGTATTGGTTGACTATTTTCAGTGTGATGCTGAGCAGTTAATCGTCTGTGGCAAAGAAGATTGGTTTTCTCCGGTGGCCTCAGGCTCCGCTGCGCCCAAACAAATGGTGGTCTGCCCCTGTTCTGCCAGTTCGGTGGCGTCCATTGCCTATGGCATGTCAGATAACCTCATTGAACGCGCCGCTGACGTGGTGTTGAAAGAGCGTGGCCAGCTACTTCTGGTTGTGCGAGAAACGCCTTTTTCTACGATTCATTTGGAAAATATGCACAAGCTTTCGCAAATGGGGGTCACAATTATGCCGGCGGCCCCTGGGTTTTATCATCAACCTCAAACGATTGATGACCTAGTGGATTTTATGGTCGCGCGGATTTTGGATCACCTTGGCGTCGAGCATCACTTGGTCGGACGCTGGGGCTACAATAATAAGCGTCCAGAGTAG
- the mpl gene encoding UDP-N-acetylmuramate:L-alanyl-gamma-D-glutamyl-meso-diaminopimelate ligase — protein sequence MHIHILGICGTFMGGLAVLAKQQGHHVTGCDANVYPPMSTMLEDQGIEIIEGFDPEQLKPHPDLVIIGNALSRGNPCIEYVLNHNLRYTSGPQWLQDHLLCDRWVLAVAGTHGKTTTASMLTWILDDCGCQPGFLVGGVLGNFGVSSRLGESMFFVVEADEYDSAFFDKRSKFVHYHPRTLIMNNLEFDHADIFDDLEAIKRQFHHLVRTVPGQGRIFSPQADEALEDVLQRGCWSDQEQVGEQSQWQAIKQTPDASHFHVYFAGEYVGEVTWSLVGDHNMHNGLMAIGAARHVGVTPDLACEALAKFVNTKRRLEWKGEVNHVTVYDDFAHHPTAIQLTLEGLRNKVGKQRVLAVLEPRSATMKLGVHKAAIADALAQADEVFLFQPTNIAWQVQDIADHCRQPAYTSDDIDQLVKQITQHAQPGDHILVMSNGGFGGIHDKLLAALSESVQEVRAHDTV from the coding sequence ATGCACATTCATATTTTAGGCATCTGCGGTACCTTTATGGGAGGGCTTGCCGTTCTGGCCAAACAACAGGGACACCATGTGACCGGTTGTGACGCCAATGTATATCCTCCTATGAGTACGATGCTAGAGGACCAAGGGATCGAGATCATCGAAGGTTTTGATCCTGAGCAACTGAAGCCACATCCAGATTTAGTGATTATCGGCAATGCATTAAGCCGGGGCAATCCGTGTATCGAATATGTGCTAAACCATAATCTGCGTTATACCTCGGGCCCACAATGGCTCCAGGATCATTTATTGTGTGACCGTTGGGTGTTGGCTGTGGCGGGTACCCATGGCAAAACCACGACAGCCAGTATGTTGACATGGATTCTTGATGATTGCGGCTGTCAGCCCGGTTTTCTTGTCGGTGGGGTGCTGGGTAATTTTGGCGTGTCGTCGCGTTTGGGCGAGAGCATGTTCTTTGTGGTTGAAGCCGATGAATACGATAGCGCCTTTTTTGATAAGCGCTCTAAGTTTGTGCATTATCATCCCAGAACACTCATTATGAATAACTTAGAGTTTGATCATGCGGATATTTTTGACGATCTAGAAGCGATCAAGCGACAGTTTCATCATCTTGTGCGTACCGTGCCTGGTCAGGGACGCATATTCTCTCCTCAAGCTGATGAGGCGCTGGAGGATGTGTTACAGCGTGGCTGTTGGAGTGATCAGGAACAGGTCGGCGAGCAATCTCAGTGGCAAGCCATTAAACAGACGCCAGATGCCAGCCATTTTCACGTGTACTTTGCCGGTGAGTATGTTGGTGAGGTGACATGGTCCTTGGTCGGCGATCACAATATGCATAATGGGTTGATGGCCATTGGCGCCGCTCGACACGTTGGGGTGACGCCCGATCTTGCTTGTGAAGCTCTCGCTAAGTTTGTGAATACCAAGCGCCGATTAGAATGGAAAGGCGAGGTGAACCACGTCACTGTATACGACGATTTTGCCCATCATCCGACGGCGATCCAACTGACCCTTGAAGGGTTACGTAACAAAGTCGGTAAGCAACGCGTCTTAGCTGTTCTTGAACCACGCTCCGCAACCATGAAATTAGGCGTGCATAAAGCGGCGATTGCCGATGCGTTGGCGCAAGCGGATGAAGTTTTCTTATTCCAACCGACGAACATTGCGTGGCAAGTGCAAGATATCGCCGACCATTGCCGACAACCTGCGTATACCAGTGACGATATTGATCAGCTCGTTAAGCAAATTACACAACATGCGCAGCCCGGTGATCATATCTTAGTGATGAGTAATGGCGGATTTGGTGGCATTCATGACAAGCTATTGGCGGCATTGAGTGAATCAGTGCAAGAGGTAAGAGCGCATGACACAGTATAA
- the fbp gene encoding class 1 fructose-bisphosphatase: MTKLRTLGEFIVEKQHDFPHASGELSSLLSSISLAAKIVNREINKAGLVDITGATGVDNIQGEEQQKLDAYANEQFKAALEARDQVCGVGSEEEDEAVIFTQKLNQNAKYVVLMDPLDGSSNIDVNVSVGTIFCIYERLSPVGTPPTDADFLQPGHRQVAAGYVVYGSSTILVYTTGNGVNGFTYDPSIGTFCLSHENMTIPQDGKIYSINEGNYIRFPQGVKQYIKHCQENVPKDNRPYTSRYIGSLASDFHRNLIKGGIYLYPSTLSHPQGKLRLLYECNPMAFIVEQAGGIATDGNTRILDIVPDELHQRAPLFLGSTNMVKTVQDFLASHPDPQD; encoded by the coding sequence ATGACTAAATTACGAACACTGGGCGAGTTCATTGTTGAAAAACAGCACGATTTCCCACATGCCAGTGGTGAACTCTCTTCATTACTTTCTTCCATTAGTTTGGCTGCTAAAATAGTCAACAGAGAAATTAATAAAGCCGGACTGGTCGATATTACCGGCGCTACTGGTGTCGATAATATCCAAGGGGAAGAACAACAAAAGTTGGATGCGTATGCGAATGAACAGTTCAAAGCCGCATTAGAAGCCCGAGATCAAGTCTGCGGCGTGGGAAGCGAAGAAGAAGACGAAGCGGTCATTTTCACCCAAAAACTCAACCAAAATGCCAAATATGTGGTGCTAATGGATCCACTCGACGGCTCGAGCAATATCGATGTTAACGTTTCTGTGGGCACGATTTTCTGTATCTATGAGCGCTTATCTCCAGTTGGGACACCACCGACTGATGCTGACTTCCTCCAACCAGGTCATCGTCAAGTCGCCGCTGGCTACGTCGTGTATGGCTCGTCAACCATCCTAGTGTATACCACAGGGAATGGCGTTAACGGGTTCACCTACGATCCTTCGATTGGGACATTTTGTCTTTCTCATGAAAATATGACCATACCGCAAGATGGTAAGATTTATTCGATCAACGAAGGAAACTATATTCGCTTCCCACAAGGCGTGAAACAATACATTAAGCATTGTCAAGAAAATGTACCAAAGGACAACCGTCCTTATACATCACGTTATATTGGCTCGCTAGCCTCAGACTTTCACCGCAATCTTATCAAAGGTGGCATCTATTTATACCCAAGTACACTGAGCCACCCACAAGGGAAACTGCGTTTACTGTACGAATGCAACCCGATGGCGTTCATTGTCGAACAAGCTGGGGGAATCGCCACCGATGGGAACACTCGTATATTAGATATCGTTCCAGATGAACTGCATCAACGTGCTCCGCTATTTCTCGGATCGACCAATATGGTCAAAACGGTCCAAGATTTCTTAGCCTCGCATCCCGATCCTCAAGACTGA
- a CDS encoding gamma-glutamylcyclotransferase family protein, giving the protein MQQHLVFVYGTLRHGEVNHEYLANSQCLGTFDTKPEYTLYDLGDYPGLVEGHNTIAGEVYVIDDATLAQLDILEEVPIEYRREQIETRYGDAWIYLYQEPHELQHEIASGDWLQRSRR; this is encoded by the coding sequence ATGCAACAACATTTGGTGTTCGTTTATGGCACTTTGCGCCATGGAGAAGTCAATCACGAATATTTGGCCAATAGTCAGTGTTTGGGGACGTTTGATACTAAGCCAGAATATACGTTATATGATTTAGGTGATTATCCTGGGCTGGTGGAAGGACATAATACGATAGCTGGGGAAGTGTATGTGATTGATGATGCGACTTTAGCTCAGCTCGATATTTTGGAAGAGGTGCCGATTGAGTATCGCCGAGAGCAAATAGAAACACGCTATGGAGATGCGTGGATTTATTTGTATCAAGAGCCACATGAGCTGCAGCATGAAATTGCCTCAGGAGATTGGTTGCAGCGCAGTCGGCGTTAA
- a CDS encoding translocation/assembly module TamB domain-containing protein, which yields MIHVALKWTKILSMFTAMLLLIAVCLVGGLLLTNTGLDLALYGTQQFVPQLKIGKTEGALFPDFTLHDVRYADDKLGIDFQAKTVQLGIKVDCFMDAALCIKQLNTQGLTLKVTDTQPATTPPPNNDGPLNIATPIPVYIGGLKADNTDLDIMGTRLQWQHLALRAFMSGNSLHLDQSEWKGIRLRLPKSEKPSSPPQANRKPIKPQDIRLALERITLPLNVYVKQLDVYDFQWLTDAPLVVNHLGLSGKAVNDRVTIHALSLKTPQGHAQLNGDAQLSGNYPLNIALKGKTQGQPLDGQGFDIKASGSLAHLNVVANLQGPLTGDINGKVALMSAAMPFDLRLKDVKGNWPLQGAADYHVHSSNLTARGDLTDYQFTLRGGVTGATIPATKLTMSGAGDLYQVKVTRLLMDTLKGQLSGAVSAHWKQAVNWQGQFEFKDIHPGEQWPDVPGVINGQLQTSGQLTEQGGWKVTIPTLELDGELRQSPLNVQGQLAASDTQGNGDVTIDTEGLSLSHGNNHADITGSLSDHWDMTVALNIPDLHESLPQAQGSVVGKLQLKGAMKQPKIQLNLQGKAIEWQQLAALDRIQLSGSVAPLVDPTVDLTLKASGLTYQQQHVSSLTLAVSGTEKHHRITFDTVADKPQIQTHLALSGSLKDRQALLWKGKISRWTIQAHKSIWRLSDALPITINGDKPSLSLAAHCWRQGEASICLNKDTTIGKQGSVDVAINHVNFADLDDFLPKGTRLQGEAQAQLKAKWGTEQTPQVNADIELTSGQVVQQLNHPMTLGWNKVDVKATLADNQLKAHWLIDVTDNGKLSGDVTIPDVTQTDKTMQGHLKLTPFNLDFLANQFGQYSRVASSIETDLSFSGDVLHPKVTGKLSVNDIEVHGDISPVEVDDGQFGVDFNGYTAQLNANVSTKEGQLLVDGEADWHDMANWFVNAHVGAKGSLKVTVPPMFSADIIPDLKLALHPDEAKITGQVHLPSGHVKVEKLPPSAVNVSKDQVLLNKEMQPIDPQQGLPFKVETSILVDIGKDFDLDAFGLKAGLNGRLKVTQNDKGPFVSGEVNLTDGTYRSFGQDLLIKEGKVMLNGPIDKPYLSITAIRNPENTEDDVTAGIKVTGSVDMPKVTIFSEPAMPQANALSYLLRGQNIDGQDGGDPMTATLIGLSLAQSGKLVGEIGNAVGVRDLQLDTKGSGDESQVTVSGYILPGLQVKYGVGIFNSVGEFTIRYRLMKDLYIEAVSGLSSAVDVLYQFEFD from the coding sequence ATGATCCATGTGGCCTTAAAGTGGACCAAGATCCTCTCGATGTTTACCGCGATGCTGCTGCTGATCGCCGTCTGTTTGGTGGGCGGATTATTACTGACTAATACGGGGCTAGATTTGGCCTTATACGGCACCCAACAGTTTGTACCACAGTTAAAAATTGGCAAAACAGAAGGGGCCCTTTTTCCTGATTTTACCTTACATGATGTCCGGTATGCCGATGATAAGCTCGGCATTGATTTTCAAGCAAAAACCGTTCAATTGGGCATTAAAGTCGATTGCTTTATGGATGCCGCCTTGTGTATTAAGCAACTGAATACCCAAGGTCTGACATTGAAAGTGACTGACACACAACCGGCTACCACGCCTCCCCCTAACAATGACGGCCCACTGAATATAGCGACACCGATTCCGGTCTATATTGGTGGACTGAAAGCCGATAATACCGATCTTGATATTATGGGCACCCGTCTGCAATGGCAGCATTTAGCGTTACGTGCGTTTATGAGTGGCAATTCGTTGCATTTAGATCAGTCTGAGTGGAAAGGCATTCGGTTGCGACTCCCTAAAAGCGAGAAGCCGTCTTCGCCTCCTCAGGCAAACCGCAAACCAATAAAACCTCAGGATATTCGTTTAGCGCTTGAGCGAATTACGTTGCCGCTTAATGTGTATGTTAAGCAACTGGACGTCTACGATTTCCAGTGGTTAACGGATGCGCCTTTGGTGGTCAATCATTTGGGCTTAAGTGGTAAAGCGGTGAACGATCGAGTGACCATTCATGCGTTGTCACTCAAGACGCCTCAAGGCCATGCACAGCTTAATGGCGATGCACAGTTATCGGGAAACTACCCACTTAATATTGCTTTGAAAGGAAAAACCCAAGGTCAGCCGTTAGATGGACAAGGCTTTGATATTAAAGCGTCGGGCAGTCTCGCGCACCTCAACGTTGTGGCGAATTTGCAAGGTCCACTGACGGGGGATATCAATGGTAAAGTCGCATTAATGAGTGCGGCGATGCCCTTTGACCTCAGGCTCAAAGACGTGAAAGGCAATTGGCCACTGCAAGGTGCTGCCGATTATCATGTGCATTCTTCCAATTTAACGGCCAGAGGTGATTTAACGGACTACCAGTTTACGCTGCGAGGTGGAGTGACCGGGGCTACCATTCCTGCGACCAAGCTGACGATGAGCGGTGCTGGGGATCTCTATCAGGTCAAGGTGACGCGTCTTTTGATGGATACCTTGAAAGGACAGTTGTCTGGTGCTGTCTCCGCGCATTGGAAACAGGCGGTGAATTGGCAAGGACAGTTTGAGTTCAAGGATATTCATCCGGGAGAACAATGGCCTGATGTGCCGGGTGTCATCAATGGTCAACTGCAAACCTCCGGTCAATTGACCGAGCAAGGCGGATGGAAAGTCACGATTCCTACTCTTGAATTAGATGGAGAGTTACGTCAATCCCCATTGAATGTTCAAGGGCAGTTAGCGGCTAGTGATACTCAAGGGAACGGTGATGTGACGATTGATACCGAAGGGTTATCGCTATCCCACGGCAATAATCACGCAGATATAACCGGATCGTTAAGTGACCATTGGGATATGACGGTTGCGTTAAATATTCCTGATCTCCATGAATCTTTGCCACAAGCTCAAGGATCGGTGGTGGGCAAGCTGCAATTAAAGGGCGCGATGAAGCAGCCGAAGATCCAATTGAATCTGCAAGGGAAGGCGATTGAATGGCAGCAGCTAGCAGCGTTAGATCGTATTCAATTATCCGGTTCCGTGGCGCCTTTAGTCGATCCAACCGTGGATCTGACCTTAAAAGCCTCAGGATTAACCTATCAACAACAGCATGTGTCTAGCTTGACGTTGGCAGTCTCTGGGACGGAAAAGCACCATCGTATTACCTTTGATACCGTGGCGGATAAGCCTCAGATACAAACACACTTGGCGCTATCAGGCTCACTCAAAGATAGACAAGCTCTGCTTTGGAAAGGGAAAATATCCCGTTGGACGATTCAAGCCCATAAGAGTATTTGGCGACTGAGTGATGCGCTTCCCATCACCATCAATGGGGACAAACCCAGCTTATCGCTTGCCGCTCATTGTTGGCGACAGGGTGAGGCGTCTATTTGTTTAAATAAAGACACGACGATTGGCAAGCAAGGCAGCGTGGATGTTGCGATCAACCATGTCAATTTTGCCGACTTGGACGACTTTCTGCCCAAGGGAACACGGTTACAAGGAGAAGCTCAAGCGCAACTTAAGGCTAAGTGGGGGACCGAGCAAACACCGCAAGTGAATGCGGATATTGAGTTAACGTCAGGACAGGTCGTTCAACAGCTCAATCATCCGATGACATTAGGTTGGAACAAGGTCGATGTCAAAGCGACGCTGGCTGATAATCAATTAAAAGCCCATTGGCTTATAGACGTGACCGATAATGGTAAGCTTTCTGGGGATGTGACCATTCCTGATGTCACGCAAACGGATAAAACCATGCAAGGTCACCTCAAGTTGACGCCGTTTAATCTCGACTTTTTAGCCAATCAATTTGGTCAATACAGTCGTGTTGCTTCATCGATAGAGACGGATTTATCCTTTTCTGGGGATGTCTTGCATCCCAAAGTGACTGGCAAGCTGTCTGTGAATGATATCGAAGTTCATGGTGATATTTCACCGGTTGAGGTGGATGACGGTCAGTTCGGGGTGGATTTCAATGGGTATACCGCACAGTTAAATGCCAATGTCTCCACCAAAGAAGGCCAATTGCTTGTGGATGGCGAGGCGGATTGGCATGACATGGCGAATTGGTTCGTCAATGCACATGTCGGAGCAAAAGGGAGCTTGAAGGTCACCGTGCCGCCGATGTTCAGTGCCGATATTATTCCTGATCTCAAGTTAGCCCTGCACCCTGATGAAGCGAAAATTACCGGTCAGGTGCATTTACCAAGCGGTCATGTCAAGGTTGAAAAACTGCCACCAAGCGCAGTGAATGTTTCAAAAGATCAAGTGCTGTTAAATAAAGAAATGCAGCCTATCGATCCGCAACAAGGTCTGCCATTCAAAGTGGAAACGTCGATCTTGGTTGATATTGGCAAGGACTTCGACTTGGATGCATTCGGCTTAAAAGCTGGACTGAATGGGCGATTGAAAGTGACCCAAAATGACAAAGGGCCGTTTGTGAGTGGCGAGGTCAACTTAACCGATGGTACTTACCGCTCATTTGGGCAGGATCTGCTGATTAAAGAAGGCAAAGTCATGCTCAATGGCCCGATCGATAAACCGTATTTGTCGATCACCGCGATCCGTAATCCTGAGAACACCGAAGACGATGTAACAGCGGGCATCAAAGTGACGGGCTCAGTGGACATGCCGAAGGTGACGATTTTCTCCGAGCCTGCAATGCCACAAGCCAACGCGCTCTCTTATTTATTGCGTGGTCAAAATATTGATGGTCAAGATGGGGGCGATCCGATGACGGCGACGCTCATAGGGTTGAGTCTGGCGCAAAGCGGTAAGTTAGTCGGAGAAATTGGCAATGCGGTTGGTGTTCGTGATTTACAATTAGATACCAAAGGCTCTGGCGATGAGTCTCAGGTTACCGTGAGCGGTTATATTTTACCCGGTTTGCAAGTGAAGTATGGAGTGGGTATTTTTAACTCAGTGGGTGAATTTACCATCCGTTATCGTTTGATGAAGGATTTATATATTGAGGCGGTATCAGGGCTCAGCAGTGCCGTGGATGTATTGTATCAATTCGAGTTTGATTAG
- a CDS encoding autotransporter assembly complex protein TamA, with protein MRSPSFPALILLALFSAPSLADVELELQGLDGPLKKNVDTYLASIPEKDYATTLRFQSRVKKEVVQALNALGYYHPNVRFSVSESQDELVIHVSAGPVTTIKKLDIDISGEAKDDEDFQALIKNSGLKVGEDLNHGQYDNLKSDISSLALQKGYFNGHYTANRLGVSPQLNEAEITLHFDSGIRYNFGKTTITGSQIEMQRVKSLQPYHEGEPYDVRKVGRFNQTLSSTQWFSSVLVEPDLSNLDTERDLPVKVSLAPQARNQIETGLGYSTDVGARATLSWKQPWVNKYGHSFDSRFSLSGPEQAITLGYNIPLEDVAHQYYRLSYGMKHVDDRDTKSIESNLSIERHWRFDNGWHRTLFTRYLIENYQQGELDDVGHFVLPGMTFTRTRTRVTDSLITWGDKQSITVEYGDPTLFSETQILRVLAGTSWIRSYGDNHRGLLRVNGGANLAQNFDRVAPSLRFFAGGDNSIRGYGYESISPRDSTGALAGAKYMVTSSLEYQYRVTGDWWAAFFVDSGDAFDTTPNWKTGTGFGLRWVSPVGPLRLDFAWGLDNDPGDQFRIHFTLGPEL; from the coding sequence ATGAGAAGCCCATCTTTTCCAGCGTTAATCTTACTCGCGCTTTTTTCTGCGCCCTCCCTGGCCGATGTGGAGCTTGAACTCCAAGGCTTAGATGGCCCATTAAAAAAAAATGTCGATACTTATCTGGCGTCAATTCCAGAAAAAGACTATGCCACGACACTCAGGTTCCAGTCTCGCGTCAAAAAAGAGGTGGTGCAAGCGCTGAATGCTCTCGGGTATTACCATCCCAATGTACGATTTTCTGTTTCGGAGTCTCAGGATGAGTTAGTGATTCATGTGAGTGCTGGGCCTGTCACGACCATCAAAAAACTCGATATTGATATCAGCGGCGAAGCCAAAGATGACGAAGATTTCCAAGCTCTCATCAAAAACAGTGGATTAAAAGTCGGTGAGGATTTAAACCACGGCCAGTATGACAACCTGAAAAGCGATATCAGTAGCTTGGCATTACAAAAAGGCTATTTCAATGGCCATTATACGGCCAACCGACTTGGCGTCTCTCCTCAGCTCAATGAAGCTGAGATCACACTGCATTTTGATAGTGGTATTCGCTATAACTTTGGCAAAACGACCATTACGGGAAGTCAGATTGAGATGCAGCGGGTCAAGTCTTTGCAGCCTTATCATGAAGGGGAACCTTATGATGTGCGTAAAGTGGGTCGGTTTAATCAAACGCTTTCCAGTACTCAATGGTTTTCCTCTGTCTTGGTTGAGCCTGATTTATCGAATTTAGATACAGAGCGTGATTTACCTGTCAAAGTTTCCTTGGCGCCGCAAGCTCGTAATCAGATTGAAACGGGGTTAGGTTATTCCACCGATGTTGGTGCTCGTGCGACCCTCAGTTGGAAACAGCCATGGGTGAATAAATACGGACACAGCTTCGATAGCCGTTTTTCCTTATCTGGCCCAGAACAAGCCATTACCTTGGGTTATAACATTCCTTTAGAAGACGTGGCACATCAATACTATCGCTTATCTTACGGGATGAAGCATGTCGATGACCGAGATACGAAAAGTATCGAGTCCAATCTTTCGATAGAGCGGCATTGGCGTTTTGACAACGGGTGGCACCGTACCCTGTTCACTCGTTATTTAATCGAAAACTATCAACAAGGTGAGCTTGATGATGTTGGGCATTTCGTGCTACCTGGTATGACTTTTACTCGGACGCGAACACGCGTTACTGACTCGTTAATTACGTGGGGTGATAAGCAAAGCATCACCGTCGAATATGGTGATCCGACGTTATTTTCGGAGACACAAATTTTACGTGTGTTAGCCGGAACATCGTGGATTCGCAGCTATGGTGACAATCATCGAGGTTTACTGCGCGTCAATGGTGGCGCCAACTTAGCGCAGAATTTTGATCGTGTCGCGCCTTCTTTGCGCTTTTTTGCGGGTGGTGATAACAGTATTCGAGGGTATGGCTACGAATCCATTTCACCACGCGATTCAACTGGCGCTCTGGCTGGGGCGAAATATATGGTCACCAGTAGCTTAGAGTACCAGTACCGAGTGACAGGTGATTGGTGGGCGGCGTTCTTTGTCGACTCTGGGGATGCGTTTGATACAACGCCCAACTGGAAAACCGGCACCGGTTTTGGTTTACGCTGGGTCTCCCCCGTAGGGCCTCTTCGACTGGACTTCGCGTGGGGGCTTGATAATGACCCCGGTGATCAATTTCGCATCCATTTCACCTTAGGACCTGAGCTATGA
- the msrA gene encoding peptide-methionine (S)-S-oxide reductase MsrA, with product MREKLMMITADNALPGRSEPLDVGNTHFVNQAPLTAQPKAGQEAIIVAMGCFWGAERLFWQLDGVVSTSVGYTGGYTPNPTYQEVCSGQTGHTEAVRVIYDTAIISTEQLLNHFWESHDPTQGMRQGNDIGTQYRSAIYYFNEQQHAIAEKTKQDYQALLSTNDYDVITTTIEPAGPYYYAETYHQQYLAKNPQGYCGIGGTGVCFPPNRQD from the coding sequence ATGCGGGAAAAACTTATGATGATCACGGCTGACAATGCGCTTCCTGGGCGTTCTGAACCTTTAGACGTGGGTAATACTCATTTTGTCAATCAAGCCCCATTAACCGCCCAACCTAAAGCGGGGCAAGAGGCGATCATCGTCGCGATGGGCTGTTTTTGGGGAGCTGAGCGTCTATTTTGGCAATTGGACGGCGTCGTCTCAACATCGGTAGGCTACACTGGCGGCTACACGCCAAATCCAACCTACCAAGAAGTCTGTTCAGGACAAACCGGACATACCGAAGCCGTGCGCGTCATCTACGATACGGCGATAATATCCACCGAGCAGCTACTGAATCATTTTTGGGAAAGTCATGATCCCACCCAAGGTATGCGCCAAGGCAATGATATTGGTACACAATATCGTTCTGCCATTTATTATTTTAATGAACAGCAACACGCGATCGCCGAAAAGACCAAGCAAGACTATCAAGCACTACTCTCGACCAATGATTATGATGTCATTACCACGACCATCGAACCGGCTGGGCCTTATTACTACGCTGAAACTTACCATCAGCAATATCTAGCCAAAAATCCGCAAGGGTACTGCGGGATCGGCGGGACCGGAGTGTGTTTCCCACCTAATCGACAAGACTAA